One Defluviitoga tunisiensis genomic window carries:
- a CDS encoding methyl-accepting chemotaxis protein produces the protein MKIQGKLVSRNVILFVAGFIAFLIIILYSITNYIVDNSAEKLIISSELKKQYFENFFNNIEKDLNIISNRPDLSNNLNLLLFQFNNINKRYSNNAKQYLQDMYITNNPFENRNELNSLLDIKNFELIESYSIVREYGAQHEKVHPELNILLKEKEYDDILFITTNGDIIYTTSKNNDIGCNVIQDLSETNLNQLFNSLTQSEDTTVKFVDFAEYPPTGKPEAFAGKAMLNAIGYPMGYLIFEISIEQIDKIMQDTTGMNELTQMYVVGEDLLMRSNSIYSDTPTILTQKVETAQVIKALNGEEGWIKSTDYTGESVLAVYQPFKYKEINWAMIGETKYTNIKEQINSFSKITILIFGLITIAVIISSIAFSRATVKPIKQITNKIQNFAKGDLTTSFEIESDDEIGEMSKALNEMSLSLKNSIENIMTFSKKIQNLSNELKSFFTVLEENSKALTLETQKTNKETEDTAVSLEEVSAGIEQVSATSEKVLGDLNILLQNSQKLAKDAQQGRKKIDEMRDTLKKSVDKTKDTSEIVKALSKNALDVGNIVETINAITDQTNLLALNAAIEAARAGEAGRGFAVVADEIRKLAEESRNSTEKISKILETIRKYTQEASNSTDETYDTVKETSEKTASILEHFNNILENVQGINESINEITVSFDQQAKITNEIAQAMDKASTSVSNISERINKIAKDIEEQDKQTSEISKNIQELTILATELKNQFEIFKI, from the coding sequence TTGAAAATTCAAGGAAAGTTAGTCTCTAGAAATGTAATTCTCTTTGTCGCTGGTTTTATAGCATTCTTAATAATCATACTATATTCCATTACCAACTACATAGTCGACAACAGCGCAGAAAAACTGATAATTTCTTCAGAATTAAAGAAACAATATTTTGAGAATTTCTTTAATAATATTGAAAAAGATCTAAATATAATTTCAAATAGGCCAGACTTAAGCAACAATCTAAACCTACTTCTTTTCCAATTCAATAATATAAACAAAAGATACTCAAATAATGCAAAACAATATCTTCAAGACATGTACATCACAAATAACCCTTTTGAAAATAGGAATGAACTAAACTCGTTACTAGACATAAAAAATTTTGAACTCATCGAATCGTACTCAATAGTAAGAGAATACGGTGCCCAACATGAAAAAGTACACCCCGAACTAAATATTCTTCTAAAAGAAAAAGAGTACGACGATATTCTCTTCATTACTACAAACGGTGACATAATATACACTACATCAAAAAATAACGATATAGGCTGTAACGTAATTCAAGACCTTTCAGAAACAAATCTGAATCAACTCTTCAATTCACTAACACAATCCGAAGATACAACCGTAAAATTTGTCGACTTTGCTGAATACCCCCCAACCGGTAAACCCGAAGCGTTTGCAGGCAAAGCTATGCTAAATGCAATTGGCTACCCAATGGGATATCTCATATTTGAAATCTCAATTGAACAAATTGATAAAATCATGCAAGATACAACTGGCATGAACGAACTAACTCAAATGTATGTTGTTGGCGAAGACCTATTAATGAGAAGTAATTCAATATACTCCGATACACCAACAATACTAACCCAAAAAGTTGAAACAGCACAGGTAATAAAAGCGCTAAATGGGGAAGAAGGTTGGATAAAAAGCACAGATTACACAGGAGAATCCGTTCTAGCAGTCTATCAACCCTTTAAATATAAAGAAATCAACTGGGCAATGATAGGAGAAACTAAATATACAAACATAAAAGAACAAATTAACTCATTCTCCAAAATCACCATACTTATCTTCGGATTAATAACAATTGCAGTTATAATTAGTTCAATAGCCTTCTCAAGGGCCACTGTAAAACCCATTAAACAAATAACAAATAAAATACAAAACTTTGCAAAAGGTGATCTAACAACAAGTTTTGAGATTGAAAGCGATGATGAAATAGGCGAAATGTCTAAGGCACTCAACGAAATGTCACTATCATTAAAAAATTCCATAGAAAATATAATGACATTCTCAAAAAAGATACAAAATCTATCAAATGAACTAAAAAGTTTTTTTACAGTACTCGAAGAAAATTCAAAAGCCTTAACCCTTGAAACACAAAAAACCAACAAAGAAACAGAAGATACCGCTGTATCACTAGAAGAAGTATCAGCAGGAATTGAACAAGTTAGCGCAACCTCTGAAAAGGTCCTAGGCGATTTAAACATCTTACTACAAAACTCTCAAAAACTAGCAAAAGACGCCCAACAAGGCAGGAAGAAAATAGATGAAATGAGGGATACCCTAAAAAAATCTGTAGATAAAACTAAAGATACCTCAGAAATAGTAAAAGCACTATCAAAAAATGCGCTAGATGTTGGAAATATAGTAGAAACAATAAACGCTATTACTGACCAAACCAATTTATTAGCCCTAAACGCTGCAATAGAAGCAGCTAGAGCAGGAGAAGCCGGAAGAGGTTTTGCAGTAGTAGCAGATGAAATAAGAAAACTTGCTGAAGAAAGCAGAAATTCTACAGAAAAAATATCTAAAATACTTGAAACCATAAGAAAATATACACAAGAAGCAAGCAATTCAACAGACGAAACCTATGATACTGTAAAAGAAACATCAGAAAAAACCGCTTCTATCTTAGAACATTTCAATAACATATTAGAAAACGTTCAAGGAATCAACGAAAGTATTAATGAAATAACAGTCAGTTTTGATCAACAAGCCAAAATAACTAATGAAATAGCCCAAGCAATGGATAAAGCTTCAACCTCTGTTTCAAATATATCAGAAAGAATCAACAAAATTGCTAAAGATATAGAAGAACAAGATAAACAAACCTCTGAAATAAGTAAAAACATTCAAGAACTCACAATACTTGCTACTGAACTTAAAAATCAATTCGAAATATTTAAAATATAA
- a CDS encoding GntR family transcriptional regulator, with the protein MFYEVDKHSGIPSYIQIMNQIKKEIIIGNLKKGDSLPPVRELSKIFNVNVNTILRALERLEFEGYLEAQHGVGYFVRTDMDLKNSVFNEVSSFVEKMKKENIDLETIKLLLEEVWRNEQFSE; encoded by the coding sequence ATGTTTTATGAAGTTGACAAACACAGTGGAATTCCGTCTTACATTCAAATAATGAATCAGATTAAGAAGGAGATTATTATAGGTAATCTTAAGAAAGGCGATAGTTTGCCGCCTGTTAGAGAGCTTAGTAAAATTTTCAATGTTAATGTAAATACTATCTTGAGAGCCTTGGAAAGGTTAGAATTTGAAGGTTATTTAGAGGCTCAACACGGAGTTGGATATTTTGTGCGTACAGATATGGATTTGAAGAATAGTGTTTTTAATGAAGTGAGTAGTTTTGTTGAAAAGATGAAAAAAGAAAATATAGATCTTGAGACTATCAAATTACTTTTAGAGGAGGTTTGGAGGAATGAACAATTTTCTGAATAA
- a CDS encoding ABC transporter ATP-binding protein — protein MIIEVNDLVKNFNSKPVLNKINFKVDVGEIFSLIGPNGAGKTTTLRCLYGELKPDSGSIRLFSDELNSKIKTKISVMTEDRLTFSNFKGSDYHKVWRMLYPNFDDETFSNFVLHYNLDMSQKVERYSMGMKTLFYIALTISSGADLLLLDEPTQNLDPVIRAEILSVLRKYANEANKTIVISSHEIYELEEISSSFAIIREGKILYTDDVDLAKEKHRMIRKGETIPSGEVVANFEQEVLVKTDEDIGRFPTFNEIVLAYLKSSQTFDPFGVKKSLES, from the coding sequence ATGATTATAGAAGTGAATGATTTGGTTAAGAATTTTAATTCAAAGCCTGTATTGAATAAGATTAATTTTAAGGTTGACGTTGGAGAGATATTTTCTTTAATTGGTCCTAATGGTGCGGGCAAAACTACTACGTTAAGATGTTTGTATGGCGAATTAAAGCCAGATAGTGGTAGTATAAGATTGTTTTCTGATGAGTTAAACTCGAAAATAAAAACAAAAATATCTGTAATGACTGAAGATAGATTGACTTTCTCAAACTTTAAAGGCAGTGATTATCATAAGGTTTGGAGGATGTTGTATCCAAATTTCGACGATGAAACATTTTCAAATTTTGTGTTGCATTACAATCTAGATATGTCTCAGAAGGTAGAGAGATATTCAATGGGTATGAAAACCTTGTTTTATATAGCGTTGACTATTTCAAGTGGTGCCGATCTGTTGTTGTTAGATGAACCAACTCAAAATCTTGATCCTGTAATACGAGCAGAGATATTAAGTGTTTTGAGAAAGTATGCAAATGAAGCCAACAAAACAATTGTTATTTCTTCTCATGAAATATATGAACTTGAGGAAATATCAAGCTCTTTTGCAATTATTAGAGAAGGAAAGATCTTATATACTGATGATGTGGATTTGGCAAAGGAAAAACATAGAATGATAAGAAAGGGAGAGACAATACCAAGTGGTGAGGTTGTAGCAAACTTTGAGCAAGAGGTATTGGTAAAAACTGATGAAGATATAGGAAGATTCCCAACATTCAATGAAATAGTCTTGGCATATTTAAAGAGCTCTCAAACCTTTGACCCATTTGGGGTTAAAAAGTCATTGGAGAGTTAA
- a CDS encoding alpha/beta fold hydrolase, translating to MQVPLLIINGTQDLKTPYELLKEKENQLKQKKDLEIVYIENMGHELYRSDTGVFEDSVIDQIVNWLKKVL from the coding sequence ATGCAAGTTCCACTATTAATAATAAACGGCACTCAAGATCTAAAAACACCATACGAGCTGTTAAAAGAGAAAGAAAATCAATTAAAACAGAAAAAAGATTTAGAAATAGTGTATATAGAAAACATGGGGCATGAGCTATATCGATCTGATACAGGAGTTTTTGAAGATTCTGTAATCGATCAAATCGTGAATTGGCTGAAAAAAGTGTTGTAA
- a CDS encoding alpha/beta hydrolase family protein: MKKLMLITLSIILVPMFIFSETYTYYVYQNNVEMGNISVDVDPHSYTGKTTTVLQVGLNTVKYIAQTKYDNDWTFKEYNLDIYVDNQKQVSFKSSYDGQKINNYFDGISLKNYEVSDAIILDNNLILDHIFAIYYKQLTDGTYTSFIPQLVLNQLTWDYAVLNIDIKYIDSENFVISSPGVDQKVTFKDNKLIRLEIPSQLIEVTESKKEVKEKSYIEEEITFPSFDEFELNGSLMFPKEIQKNEKIPAIVLVHGSGANDRNESISYMAPFLQLSEGLVNNGYIVLKYDKRNYTMMKNKQDTLNVMPLDFIKDAQAAIKYLKTIPEVDSDKIIVIGHSEGGSFLPHIVKGEKVAAAVALSPGLIEITDLMVYQIDYQINYLKKLNVDKSQDYTITMLENLLAQLKEVNNDMKNGKIDPDKVYLDYYKGSYLIQWSELTKKL; this comes from the coding sequence ATGAAAAAACTCATGTTAATTACTTTATCCATAATTCTTGTACCAATGTTCATATTTTCTGAAACTTATACATATTATGTCTATCAAAATAATGTTGAAATGGGAAACATATCTGTAGATGTCGACCCCCATTCTTATACAGGCAAAACCACAACGGTTTTGCAAGTTGGGCTAAACACAGTAAAATACATTGCCCAAACTAAATACGACAACGATTGGACCTTTAAAGAATATAACCTAGATATTTATGTAGACAACCAAAAACAAGTAAGCTTTAAAAGCAGTTATGATGGGCAAAAGATAAACAATTATTTCGATGGAATATCCCTAAAAAATTATGAAGTAAGTGATGCAATTATCTTAGACAACAACCTAATTTTAGATCATATATTTGCGATATATTATAAACAGTTAACAGATGGAACATACACCTCATTTATTCCACAACTGGTTTTAAACCAATTAACATGGGACTATGCGGTTTTAAATATAGATATTAAATATATAGACAGCGAGAACTTTGTTATTTCATCGCCAGGTGTAGATCAAAAAGTTACCTTCAAAGACAATAAACTTATAAGGCTTGAAATCCCGTCTCAATTAATCGAAGTAACAGAAAGTAAGAAAGAAGTTAAAGAAAAAAGCTACATTGAAGAAGAGATAACCTTTCCAAGTTTTGACGAATTTGAATTAAATGGTTCACTGATGTTCCCAAAAGAAATACAAAAGAATGAAAAAATACCAGCTATTGTATTAGTGCATGGATCAGGAGCTAACGATAGAAATGAGTCTATAAGCTATATGGCCCCGTTTCTACAGCTTTCTGAGGGTCTTGTTAATAACGGCTATATAGTACTAAAATACGACAAACGAAACTACACGATGATGAAAAACAAACAAGACACCTTAAACGTTATGCCTCTTGATTTTATAAAAGATGCACAGGCAGCTATAAAATACCTAAAAACAATCCCAGAGGTTGACTCAGACAAGATAATTGTTATAGGCCACAGTGAAGGAGGTTCTTTTTTGCCTCACATTGTAAAAGGCGAAAAGGTTGCAGCCGCCGTTGCACTGTCTCCTGGGTTAATTGAAATTACAGATCTTATGGTCTACCAGATAGATTATCAAATCAATTATCTAAAAAAGTTGAATGTTGATAAATCACAAGATTACACCATAACTATGCTAGAAAACTTACTAGCCCAACTTAAAGAGGTTAATAACGACATGAAAAATGGAAAAATAGACCCCGATAAGGTCTATTTAGATTATTACAAAGGTAGTTATTTAATACAATGGAGTGAATTAACAAAAAAACTGTAG